A single genomic interval of Picosynechococcus sp. PCC 7003 harbors:
- a CDS encoding ABC transporter substrate-binding protein → MIHSRQFYSAAAIALCFGSLLVSCNPNPNGTTPSSETTTISTDVNNRLALGTTAKPRTIDPADSYEIAGLNIIYNVTESLYTYEIGTTEIKPLLATELPTISDDGLTYTIPLREGVTFHDGEPFNAAAMKFSLDRFMENKGKPSFLLGDIIENIEATGEYELTITLKQPFAAFPALLAFAGASAVSPAAYEIGEGAFNPSQLVGTGPYRLTNFGSDTITLDRNDDYWGEAPKNAGVDIQIFNSNAANLFNALQTGAVDIAYQSLEPEQVSNLLREAESGQIQALEAEGTAVNFMVLNRNQAPLDQLEVRQAIAALLDRNLINERVLNGQADPLYSLIPTSFPASQPLFQSTYGDANIEQAKTLLTEAGFTPENPAVIPLWYPSGSTTRGIIATTLREYANRELGGLLQFEPSSVEGATFFQNIAQGIYPAALGNWYPDFLDADNYIHPLLNCEVGSPETGCESGGAQNQGSFYWNEAMNQLIDAQRTETDPTKRLEIFTQIQEQMVADVPYIPIWQGKEYVFAQANIQGLAVNPSQSLPLWLVEK, encoded by the coding sequence ATGATCCATTCCCGGCAATTTTATTCCGCAGCGGCGATCGCCCTTTGTTTTGGTTCCCTCCTGGTAAGCTGTAATCCTAATCCCAATGGCACAACCCCCAGCAGTGAAACGACGACCATTAGCACCGATGTGAATAATCGTCTGGCCCTGGGCACCACCGCAAAACCCCGCACCATCGATCCCGCCGATAGCTACGAAATTGCCGGTTTAAATATCATCTACAACGTCACCGAAAGCCTCTACACCTACGAAATCGGTACCACGGAGATCAAACCCCTCCTGGCCACAGAGCTTCCCACCATCAGCGACGATGGCCTTACCTACACCATTCCCCTACGAGAAGGGGTCACTTTCCACGATGGTGAACCCTTTAACGCAGCGGCAATGAAATTCTCTTTAGATCGCTTTATGGAAAATAAGGGCAAACCTTCTTTTCTGTTGGGAGACATTATCGAAAATATCGAAGCGACAGGGGAATATGAGCTAACCATTACCCTCAAGCAACCCTTTGCTGCTTTCCCGGCATTATTGGCCTTTGCCGGTGCCAGCGCTGTTTCCCCTGCGGCCTATGAAATTGGGGAAGGTGCCTTTAACCCCAGTCAACTGGTGGGTACTGGCCCTTATCGGTTGACGAACTTCGGTAGTGACACGATTACCCTCGACCGCAATGACGACTACTGGGGCGAAGCGCCGAAAAATGCTGGGGTGGATATTCAGATTTTCAATAGTAATGCCGCCAATTTATTTAATGCGCTCCAGACGGGGGCCGTGGATATTGCGTACCAATCCCTAGAGCCAGAACAGGTGAGTAATTTGCTCCGGGAGGCAGAAAGCGGCCAGATCCAAGCCCTAGAAGCAGAGGGGACAGCGGTGAATTTTATGGTGCTGAACCGCAACCAAGCCCCCCTTGATCAGCTAGAAGTTCGTCAGGCGATCGCCGCTCTCCTAGACCGCAACCTGATCAACGAACGGGTGCTCAATGGCCAAGCGGATCCCCTCTATAGCTTGATTCCCACTTCTTTTCCGGCGTCCCAACCGCTGTTCCAAAGCACCTATGGTGATGCCAACATCGAACAAGCCAAAACCCTCCTCACCGAAGCCGGGTTTACCCCCGAAAATCCAGCGGTGATTCCCCTCTGGTATCCCTCTGGTTCCACCACCCGCGGCATTATCGCCACGACCCTCAGGGAATATGCGAACCGCGAACTGGGGGGATTATTACAATTTGAGCCCAGCAGCGTCGAAGGAGCGACCTTTTTCCAAAATATTGCCCAGGGGATTTATCCGGCAGCCCTGGGGAACTGGTACCCAGACTTTTTAGATGCGGATAATTACATTCATCCCCTTCTAAATTGTGAGGTGGGTTCCCCAGAAACGGGCTGTGAATCGGGAGGCGCACAGAACCAAGGGTCTTTTTATTGGAATGAAGCGATGAACCAATTAATTGATGCCCAACGGACGGAAACTGACCCGACAAAACGCCTCGAAATTTTCACGCAAATCCAAGAACAGATGGTGGCGGATGTGCCTTATATTCCCATTTGGCAAGGGAAAGAATATGTTTTTGCCCAGGCCAATATTCAAGGTTTAGCTGTAAATCCAAGCCAAAGTTTACCCCTCTGGCTTGTGGAAAAGTAG
- the larE gene encoding ATP-dependent sacrificial sulfur transferase LarE, producing the protein MAWQEKLTALQHFFRETERALIAYSGGIDSTLVAKVAHDVLGDRAVAITAVSPSLLPEELEAAIAQAKTIGIVHEQVETHEMENPNYVSNPANRCYFCKSELHDTLKPLALERGYPYVIDGVNADDLQDYRPGIQAAKERGARSPLAEVGITKLEVREISKQLGLPWWDKPAQPCLSSRFPYGELITTEKLQRVGRCEVYLRRLGWRSLRVRSQGDTARIELPPEQIRDFVVQVDLDTLVKTFQDYGFLYVTLDLEGYRSGKLNQVLDPQTRSAQQYSGSNPAMIKST; encoded by the coding sequence ATGGCTTGGCAAGAAAAACTCACGGCACTGCAACATTTTTTCCGGGAAACGGAACGGGCCTTAATTGCCTATTCTGGCGGCATTGACAGCACTTTGGTGGCAAAGGTGGCCCACGATGTTTTAGGCGATCGCGCCGTGGCGATTACTGCTGTCTCACCATCCCTGTTACCGGAAGAACTCGAAGCGGCGATCGCCCAGGCGAAAACCATTGGCATTGTCCACGAACAGGTGGAAACCCATGAAATGGAAAATCCCAATTACGTCAGCAATCCCGCCAACCGCTGCTACTTTTGCAAAAGTGAACTCCACGACACCCTTAAACCCCTGGCCCTAGAGCGGGGCTATCCCTACGTAATTGACGGGGTAAATGCCGACGATCTCCAAGATTATCGTCCGGGCATCCAAGCGGCCAAAGAACGGGGAGCGCGATCGCCTTTAGCAGAAGTGGGGATCACCAAATTAGAAGTGCGGGAAATTTCCAAACAGTTGGGGCTGCCCTGGTGGGATAAACCCGCGCAACCCTGCCTTAGTTCCCGGTTTCCCTACGGCGAGCTGATCACCACCGAAAAACTCCAGCGGGTCGGTCGTTGTGAAGTGTATCTGCGGCGTTTGGGTTGGCGATCGCTACGGGTGCGTTCCCAGGGTGATACCGCCCGCATTGAGTTGCCCCCCGAACAAATCCGAGATTTTGTCGTCCAGGTAGATCTCGATACCCTAGTTAAAACTTTCCAAGACTATGGGTTTCTGTACGTCACCCTAGACCTCGAGGGCTACCGCAGTGGCAAACTAAACCAAGTCCTCGATCCCCAAACCCGGTCTGCCCAACAATATTCGGGGTCAAATCCCGCTATGATCAAGTCCACCTAG
- the urtC gene encoding urea ABC transporter permease subunit UrtC: MNVGLTRRDQRKQQRTKLLIEGAIILALVIITMVILPLILPEFRLKLVGRFLSMAIVALGIDLIWGYTGLLSLGQGIFFALGGYALAMHLNLQLPDGAIPEFFMLYGVEKLPLFWQPFYSLPLTLIAMVLVPGIVAGILGYLVFRNRIKGVYFSIITQAALLVFFNFFNGQQKLINGTNGLKTDTAIFLGQRVGDPAIQLVFYEITIVALLLVYLLCRWLTSGRFGRMLIAIRDDETRVRFTGYDPTWFKVVVFAIAGAIAGISGALYTVQSGIITPNYMEVAFSIEMVISVAVGGRATLIGAILGTILVNFARIYLSESFPEIWLFFQGALFLIVVTVLPDGIVGWVRDVLWVKVARLLGIGQPVSYPAIADDPDVQNIQEDQLVTKE, translated from the coding sequence ATGAATGTAGGTTTAACCCGACGTGACCAGCGCAAACAACAGCGCACCAAACTTCTCATTGAGGGAGCAATTATCCTTGCTCTGGTGATCATTACGATGGTCATCCTGCCCTTGATTTTGCCGGAATTTCGCCTCAAACTCGTGGGGCGTTTTCTCTCCATGGCGATCGTCGCCCTGGGGATCGACCTCATTTGGGGCTATACCGGCTTGCTCAGTCTTGGCCAAGGGATTTTCTTTGCCCTCGGTGGCTATGCCCTAGCGATGCACCTCAATTTACAATTGCCCGACGGTGCCATTCCTGAATTTTTTATGCTCTACGGCGTCGAAAAATTACCCCTCTTTTGGCAGCCCTTTTACTCTCTACCCCTAACGTTGATTGCCATGGTGCTTGTGCCGGGGATCGTTGCCGGGATTTTGGGCTATCTCGTCTTTCGAAATCGCATTAAGGGGGTCTATTTTTCGATCATTACCCAGGCGGCCCTGTTGGTCTTTTTTAACTTCTTTAACGGCCAGCAAAAATTAATCAACGGCACCAATGGTCTCAAAACGGATACTGCCATTTTTCTGGGGCAGCGGGTCGGCGATCCGGCAATTCAGTTGGTGTTTTATGAAATAACGATTGTTGCCTTGCTGTTGGTTTATCTGCTCTGTCGCTGGCTGACGAGTGGTCGCTTTGGCCGAATGTTGATCGCCATTCGGGATGATGAAACGCGGGTGCGGTTTACGGGCTACGATCCCACCTGGTTTAAGGTGGTGGTCTTTGCGATCGCCGGGGCGATCGCCGGGATCTCCGGGGCGCTGTATACCGTGCAGAGTGGGATTATTACGCCGAACTACATGGAAGTAGCCTTTTCCATTGAGATGGTGATTTCCGTGGCGGTGGGGGGGCGGGCGACCCTGATCGGCGCAATTCTGGGCACGATTTTGGTCAACTTTGCCCGCATTTATTTGAGTGAAAGCTTCCCAGAAATTTGGCTCTTTTTCCAAGGGGCGTTGTTTTTAATCGTGGTGACAGTGCTCCCCGATGGCATTGTGGGCTGGGTGCGAGATGTCCTCTGGGTCAAGGTGGCCCGTCTGTTGGGCATCGGCCAGCCAGTGAGTTATCCGGCAATCGCTGATGATCCCGATGTGCAAAATATCCAAGAAGACCAATTAGTGACAAAGGAGTAG
- a CDS encoding ABC transporter permease subunit: MTELLIGIFNGVSIGSVLLVSALGLAIAFGLMGVINLAHGELMMLGAYTTFVVQNVFRGFGEPFFNLYIIFAIPLAFFVAAAVGFGLERGVIRYLYGRPLETLLATWGVSLILQQFVRSVNWAIAFGVIAFLLKDVIRWAVVQALNLAKIQAAALKIWLDKLNVIAAFALGFGVIFAVNLTKNDALTKPWFSARNVDVTAPQWLQGGLSLGSAQLPYSRIFIIVLTLLCLGAMYWFLNKSNWGLRIRAVTQNREMSSCLGIPTARVDALTFALGSGLAGIAGVAIALLGSVGPNTGQNYIVDAFMVVVVGGVGNLLGTILAALGLGIISYLIGSGTFVTVFTSLQAPQFLLDLATFFATTSMAKVMTFVIIIGFLQFRPAGLFPPKGRTAEL, from the coding sequence GTGACAGAACTTTTAATCGGTATTTTTAATGGGGTCAGCATTGGCTCTGTACTCCTGGTTTCCGCCTTGGGTTTGGCGATCGCCTTTGGTTTGATGGGGGTGATTAACCTGGCCCACGGCGAATTAATGATGCTGGGCGCCTACACAACCTTTGTGGTTCAGAATGTGTTCCGGGGATTCGGGGAACCGTTTTTTAATCTCTACATTATCTTTGCCATTCCCCTGGCTTTTTTTGTGGCCGCAGCGGTGGGCTTTGGCCTAGAACGGGGCGTCATCCGCTACCTCTATGGCCGTCCCCTAGAAACTCTCTTGGCCACCTGGGGGGTCAGCCTGATTTTGCAGCAGTTTGTCCGGAGTGTGAACTGGGCGATCGCCTTCGGGGTGATTGCCTTTCTCCTCAAAGATGTGATTCGCTGGGCCGTAGTCCAAGCCTTAAACCTGGCCAAGATCCAAGCCGCTGCCCTAAAAATTTGGCTGGATAAATTGAATGTGATTGCCGCTTTTGCCCTTGGTTTTGGCGTGATTTTCGCGGTAAATCTGACGAAAAATGATGCCCTCACAAAACCCTGGTTTAGTGCCCGCAATGTGGATGTCACTGCGCCGCAATGGCTCCAGGGCGGACTTTCCCTGGGTTCAGCCCAACTGCCCTATAGCCGGATTTTTATCATCGTCCTGACCTTGCTTTGTCTGGGGGCGATGTACTGGTTTTTGAATAAATCCAACTGGGGTCTCCGGATCCGTGCCGTCACCCAAAATCGGGAAATGAGTTCCTGTTTAGGGATTCCCACCGCCCGCGTGGATGCCTTGACCTTCGCCCTGGGGTCTGGTTTAGCTGGCATTGCCGGGGTGGCGATCGCCCTGTTGGGTTCCGTGGGGCCAAATACTGGCCAAAACTACATCGTCGATGCCTTTATGGTGGTCGTGGTGGGGGGCGTCGGTAATTTGCTCGGCACCATTTTGGCGGCCCTCGGTTTGGGGATTATCAGCTATCTCATTGGTTCTGGCACATTTGTTACCGTTTTTACCTCCCTCCAGGCACCACAATTTCTCTTGGATTTGGCCACTTTTTTCGCCACCACCAGTATGGCGAAGGTGATGACCTTTGTGATTATTATCGGCTTCCTCCAATTCCGGCCTGCGGGTCTCTTCCCGCCGAAAGGCAGAACCGCAGAACTCTAA
- a CDS encoding ADP-ribosylglycohydrolase family protein, giving the protein MVTKAQIQGGLLGLCVGDALGVPVEFSERRTRQEDPVTTMRGYGTYNQPPGTWSDDSSLTFCLAEAIAEVGLGEELPEHLGRKMGLWLKEAYWTPHGETFDVGNTTAAAINQILTGINPLEAGGIGERSNGNGSLMRILPLAFCGERLPYADLLDLVHNISYLTHRHPRSLIACGIYISIALELLQGKSFGTAYQQGVQRAEEFYRDSIYKPELSHYQRLLTVDFATLPRETIASSGYVVHALEAALWCCLNHDNYPDTVLAAVNLGDDTDTTAAIAGGLAGLYYGLDDIPPAWLTQITRRDDILQLGDRLFTAIR; this is encoded by the coding sequence ATGGTCACAAAGGCACAAATTCAAGGGGGATTATTGGGGCTTTGCGTGGGCGATGCCCTGGGCGTACCCGTGGAATTTTCCGAGCGCCGTACCCGCCAAGAAGATCCTGTGACAACGATGCGGGGCTACGGCACCTACAACCAACCCCCCGGCACTTGGTCCGATGATAGTTCCCTGACCTTTTGTCTGGCCGAGGCGATCGCCGAAGTGGGCCTGGGCGAAGAACTCCCGGAACATCTGGGGCGCAAGATGGGCCTCTGGCTCAAGGAAGCCTACTGGACACCCCACGGCGAAACCTTTGATGTGGGCAATACCACCGCCGCGGCGATCAACCAAATTTTGACTGGGATCAACCCCCTGGAAGCGGGCGGAATCGGGGAGCGGAGTAATGGCAACGGCTCCTTGATGCGTATTTTGCCCCTCGCCTTTTGTGGTGAGCGACTGCCCTATGCCGATCTTTTGGATCTCGTCCACAACATTTCCTATCTGACCCACCGTCACCCCCGTTCCCTCATTGCCTGCGGTATTTATATTTCCATTGCCCTGGAACTGTTGCAGGGGAAAAGTTTTGGCACTGCCTACCAACAGGGCGTACAGCGGGCCGAAGAGTTTTATCGCGATTCCATCTACAAACCAGAACTGAGCCACTACCAGCGGCTTTTGACAGTAGATTTCGCCACACTGCCCAGGGAAACCATCGCATCGAGCGGTTACGTCGTCCATGCCCTCGAAGCGGCCCTCTGGTGCTGTTTAAACCACGATAATTACCCGGATACGGTGTTGGCAGCGGTGAATTTAGGGGATGACACCGACACCACAGCAGCGATCGCCGGCGGGTTAGCAGGGCTTTACTACGGCCTAGACGATATTCCCCCTGCTTGGTTGACACAAATTACCCGACGGGATGACATTCTCCAGTTAGGCGATCGCCTTTTCACGGCCATCCGCTGA
- a CDS encoding folylpolyglutamate synthase/dihydrofolate synthase family protein, with the protein MSQAAIANLLATFERFGINLGLTRITQLLANLGHPEGQVPIIHVAGTNGKGSVCAYLSSILTAAGYRVGRFTSPHLVHWTERICLNDQPIAPERLLAVLEKIQAAIDPNQETPTQFEVITAAGFLYFAQEEVDIAVIEVGLGGRLDSTNVCDRPLVSVITSIGMDHWQRLGNSLDKIAGEKAGILKQDCPAVIGEVPEIAAQVIREKIQALNCPATWIQSAQIMHSPSEEGQRGMLAKYGEFEYSLPLLGEIQLHNSAIAIETTYALRQQGWQISDQQLRDGIAKTRWAGRIEWHQWQGQKILIDGAHNGVAAAELRKYVDTLPQPVTWVMGMLSTKDHQNVLQALLRDGDHLHLVPVGGHSSADPQALAMLAQVICPALASCQTHATLTAALDQAIATPHTRVLCGSLYLLGEFLSDAAKI; encoded by the coding sequence ACCTTTGAACGGTTTGGCATTAACCTCGGTCTAACGCGCATTACCCAATTGCTGGCGAACCTCGGCCACCCAGAAGGCCAAGTGCCAATTATTCATGTGGCAGGCACCAACGGGAAAGGTTCGGTCTGTGCCTATTTGTCTTCGATTCTCACGGCGGCGGGCTATCGAGTCGGACGCTTTACCTCACCCCATTTAGTGCATTGGACAGAACGAATTTGTCTCAATGATCAGCCCATCGCCCCGGAACGTTTACTGGCAGTTTTAGAGAAAATTCAGGCAGCCATTGATCCCAACCAAGAAACGCCCACCCAGTTCGAGGTGATTACAGCGGCAGGATTTTTGTACTTTGCCCAGGAAGAGGTGGATATCGCAGTGATTGAGGTGGGCTTGGGGGGCCGGTTAGATTCGACTAATGTTTGCGATCGCCCCCTCGTTTCTGTCATCACCTCCATCGGGATGGATCACTGGCAACGGTTAGGCAACAGTTTAGACAAAATTGCCGGGGAGAAAGCAGGCATCTTAAAACAAGATTGTCCAGCGGTGATTGGGGAAGTGCCGGAGATCGCGGCCCAGGTGATTCGTGAAAAAATTCAAGCCTTAAATTGTCCAGCCACCTGGATTCAGTCTGCCCAGATAATGCATTCCCCTTCAGAAGAGGGACAGAGGGGGATGTTAGCGAAATATGGTGAATTTGAATATTCCTTGCCCCTTTTAGGCGAGATCCAACTGCACAATTCGGCGATCGCCATCGAAACTACTTATGCTTTGCGGCAACAAGGTTGGCAAATTTCCGATCAACAACTGCGTGACGGTATTGCTAAAACCCGCTGGGCCGGACGCATTGAATGGCACCAATGGCAGGGTCAAAAAATCCTCATTGATGGCGCTCATAATGGCGTGGCGGCAGCGGAATTACGCAAATATGTAGACACTCTCCCCCAACCGGTCACTTGGGTCATGGGGATGCTCTCGACGAAGGATCACCAAAATGTCCTCCAGGCCCTCTTGCGAGACGGGGATCACTTACATCTCGTGCCAGTGGGGGGCCATAGCAGTGCTGATCCCCAAGCTTTAGCGATGCTGGCCCAGGTGATTTGTCCGGCCCTCGCCTCCTGTCAAACCCACGCCACTTTAACCGCTGCCCTTGATCAGGCGATCGCCACCCCCCACACTAGGGTGTTATGTGGTTCGTTATATCTTTTGGGAGAATTTCTCAGTGATGCAGCCAAAATTTAA